From Amycolatopsis sp. YIM 10, the proteins below share one genomic window:
- a CDS encoding MoxR family ATPase — MTSRTQSAVPGDQAPYYPAEAGSGVRGTSGANGHGSASLGELHDTAARIAANVERVLVGKPDVVRIALVTLLAEGHLLVEDVPGVGKTSLAKALARSIDCTVSRIQFTPDLLPSDVTGVSIYNRQTGGFEFRPGPVFANIVVGDEINRASPKTQSSLLECMEEHQVTVDTSTYELEEPFMVIATQNPIEMEGTYALPEAQRDRFTARVSIGYPDPQAELAMVDEHAGHNPLKDLRPVSDAATVHRLIRAVRKVHMAPEVRQYAVELASATRQLPEIRLGASPRATLQLVRAARAQAALAGREYVVPDDLHAVAVPVLAHRLVLTTEAHAARRSATDVVRAVLGRVPVPQAGTQANGQSRR; from the coding sequence GTGACGTCGAGAACGCAGTCCGCGGTGCCCGGCGACCAGGCGCCCTACTACCCCGCTGAGGCTGGGTCGGGCGTGCGCGGGACGAGCGGCGCCAACGGGCACGGCTCAGCGTCGCTCGGCGAACTGCACGACACCGCGGCCAGGATCGCGGCCAACGTCGAGCGGGTGCTGGTCGGCAAGCCGGACGTGGTGCGGATCGCGCTGGTCACCCTGCTCGCCGAGGGCCACCTGCTGGTCGAGGACGTGCCGGGGGTCGGGAAGACCTCGCTGGCCAAGGCGCTGGCCCGGTCCATCGACTGCACGGTCAGCCGCATCCAGTTCACCCCCGACCTGCTGCCCAGCGACGTCACCGGGGTGTCCATCTACAACCGGCAGACCGGCGGGTTCGAGTTCCGCCCCGGCCCGGTGTTCGCGAACATCGTGGTCGGCGACGAGATCAACCGCGCCTCGCCGAAGACGCAGTCCTCCCTGCTGGAATGCATGGAGGAGCACCAGGTCACGGTCGACACCAGCACCTACGAGCTGGAAGAGCCGTTCATGGTGATCGCCACCCAGAACCCGATCGAGATGGAGGGCACCTACGCCCTGCCGGAGGCGCAGCGCGACCGCTTCACCGCGCGCGTGTCGATCGGTTACCCCGACCCGCAGGCCGAGCTGGCCATGGTCGACGAGCACGCCGGGCACAACCCGCTGAAGGACCTCCGCCCGGTCTCCGACGCGGCCACCGTGCACCGGCTGATCCGCGCGGTCCGCAAGGTCCACATGGCACCCGAGGTCCGGCAGTACGCGGTCGAGCTGGCTTCGGCCACCCGGCAGCTGCCGGAGATCCGCCTCGGCGCCTCCCCGCGCGCCACCCTGCAGCTGGTCCGCGCGGCCCGCGCGCAGGCCGCGCTGGCCGGCCGGGAGTACGTGGTCCCGGACGACCTGCACGCGGTCGCCGTGCCGGTGCTCGCGCACCGCCTGGTGCTGACCACCGAGGCGCACGCCGCCCGCCGGTCGGCCACCGACGTGGTGCGCGCGGTGCTCGGCCGGGTGCCGGTGCCGCAGGCGGGCACGCAGGCCAACGGGCAGAGCCGCCGGTAG
- a CDS encoding DUF58 domain-containing protein: MRALSGLTTRGRCLLAAGVAAAVCATVLNERDLLRVAIFVIALPLLVAWFISAAKVRIGAARKLFPDRVQVGGAGEVQLELWRTGRLPTGEVLLEDGVPYSLGGRPRFVVERLPQHQAVALRYPIQPMLRGIQQVGPLRATVTDPFGLCEFERELIGHTKLVVVPRFVSLWGLPSGAGIGVGDDGNVRLHAGQGESDVIVRQYRQGDDLRKVHWRSTARRDEIMVRVEERPWRGGTTVLLDHRAAAHHGTGPSASLEWAVSFVASVCLHLRRAGHRVRLVTEHGLTLADAPGDGGDHHDHLILDALAGLQPAHQRDVTTGSDPAEGQELIAVLGTVSNEAVHELNRFRPRGIRSLAVLLDTPAWSGGVSAPEHRAAATEESASLLRAAGWGVVVAGPASPMPQVWGELCRSTARRGTLIGDAR; the protein is encoded by the coding sequence ATGCGCGCGCTGTCCGGCCTGACCACCCGCGGCCGTTGCCTGCTCGCCGCGGGCGTGGCCGCCGCGGTCTGCGCCACCGTGCTCAACGAGCGCGACCTGCTGCGGGTCGCGATATTCGTCATCGCGCTGCCGCTGCTGGTCGCCTGGTTCATTTCGGCGGCCAAGGTGCGCATCGGCGCCGCCCGCAAGCTGTTCCCGGACCGGGTGCAGGTCGGCGGCGCCGGTGAGGTGCAGCTGGAGCTGTGGCGCACCGGGCGGCTGCCGACCGGGGAGGTGCTGCTCGAGGACGGCGTGCCGTACTCGCTCGGCGGGCGGCCCCGGTTCGTGGTCGAGCGGCTGCCGCAGCACCAGGCGGTCGCCCTGCGCTACCCGATCCAGCCGATGCTGCGCGGGATCCAGCAGGTCGGCCCGCTGCGCGCCACGGTCACCGATCCGTTCGGGCTGTGCGAGTTCGAGCGGGAGCTGATCGGGCACACCAAGCTGGTGGTGGTGCCCCGGTTCGTCAGCCTGTGGGGGCTGCCGTCCGGCGCGGGCATCGGCGTCGGCGACGACGGCAACGTCCGGCTGCACGCCGGGCAGGGCGAGTCCGACGTGATCGTCCGGCAGTACCGCCAGGGCGACGACCTGCGCAAGGTGCACTGGCGCTCGACCGCCCGCCGCGACGAGATCATGGTCCGCGTCGAGGAGCGGCCGTGGCGCGGCGGCACCACCGTGCTGCTGGACCACCGCGCGGCCGCGCACCACGGCACCGGCCCGTCGGCCAGCCTGGAGTGGGCGGTGTCCTTCGTGGCCAGCGTCTGCCTGCACCTGCGCCGCGCCGGGCACCGCGTCCGGCTGGTCACCGAGCACGGGCTGACCCTGGCCGACGCCCCCGGCGACGGCGGCGACCACCACGACCACCTCATTCTCGACGCGCTCGCCGGATTGCAGCCCGCGCACCAGCGCGACGTGACCACCGGCAGCGATCCCGCCGAGGGACAGGAGCTGATCGCCGTGCTCGGCACCGTGAGCAACGAGGCGGTGCACGAACTCAACCGGTTCCGCCCGCGCGGCATCCGCAGCCTCGCCGTCCTGCTCGACACCCCGGCCTGGTCCGGCGGGGTCAGCGCGCCCGAACACCGCGCCGCCGCCACCGAGGAGTCGGCGAGCCTGCTGCGCGCGGCGGGCTGGGGCGTGGTGGTGGCCGGACCGGCCAGCCCGATGCCGCAGGTCTGGGGCGAGCTGTGCCGGTCGACCGCTCGCCGCGGCACGCTGATCGGGGACGCCAGGTGA
- a CDS encoding DUF3488 and transglutaminase-like domain-containing protein, which translates to MTTAPPAPPIPHTPAERPAPPAAPWVSSIFAPLAAGLATICASTSITGVVGGAAWFGYLIVAVVLIACTGLALRSLRTPTLLVGLAQLLVLAFLITGVFTSNGILGIIPGPAALSELREVLIESAEQIRMGLPPVEPTPPILCLVTIAIGLVAVLVDTLAVAASAPAATGLVLLCVYAVPASLSDGMLPWWTFLLGAAAFAGLLAVDGSHRHRRWRNRTAPGLGASPAAASAPVAVVALALVLGLVAGGTITAIGTVGSFPGDPKAGEGSGKTGGLGVNPFTQLRGLLEQGQNVELFRVRGMNAPNDRRMLRAFTLNHFEPNQGWKIADEPRMPPGVPANQPSLPLAPGDDGTGETKEIQIEPINWVDVWLPVYGAPRALRNISDGWQYDSVSGAVYSEAARQAPPYVQTASLRMPTKEALRNADTEADQIPSIYTRLDQVDDRVTALTKQLVQGATNDFDRATAVWNYFNSRNGFTYDTRTAAAADSDALADFLLNGKRGYCQQYASAMAVMLRTLKIPSRVAIGFTPGYTTADYRSITSQDVHAWVEVYFGELGWVTFDPTPLADSRGFIPPYLRPDNSTEDPANTGGTSAAPTVEPPRLPGEETNTPDAAPLPDQPQEEQRPGEGPDWALWLALVALVAAMVVAGVLWQRSDRAKKKRPPKPGAAPDQQVQHVAAPPGSAESWLPAIAAGLFIAGVGLLAWLWTALLAVPLVVVLLIAVGPSMAREVVRRKRLQVIGASGPDAANAAWRELLDECRDRGVPVEVSDTVRTTAQKIAQRHRLDEEGKGGLRTVVGVVERSWYGGAPDNDPRFAPAFDDVRTSLTRNAPMSWRGRLFPRSLFRRR; encoded by the coding sequence GTGACCACCGCGCCCCCGGCTCCGCCGATCCCGCACACCCCGGCCGAACGGCCGGCGCCCCCGGCCGCGCCGTGGGTCAGCTCGATCTTCGCCCCGCTCGCCGCCGGACTGGCCACCATCTGCGCCTCCACCTCGATCACCGGGGTGGTCGGCGGCGCGGCCTGGTTCGGCTACCTGATCGTCGCCGTGGTGCTGATCGCGTGCACCGGGCTGGCCCTGCGCTCGCTGCGCACGCCGACCCTGCTGGTCGGGCTGGCGCAACTGCTGGTGCTGGCGTTCCTGATCACCGGGGTGTTCACCAGCAACGGCATTCTCGGCATCATTCCCGGCCCGGCGGCGCTGTCGGAACTGCGCGAGGTGCTGATCGAGTCGGCCGAGCAGATCCGGATGGGCCTGCCGCCGGTGGAGCCGACCCCGCCGATCCTGTGCCTGGTCACCATCGCCATCGGCCTGGTCGCGGTGCTGGTGGACACGCTCGCCGTGGCGGCTTCGGCGCCCGCGGCCACCGGGCTGGTGCTGTTGTGCGTCTACGCGGTCCCGGCGTCGCTGTCCGACGGCATGCTGCCGTGGTGGACCTTCCTGCTCGGCGCGGCTGCCTTCGCCGGACTGCTCGCCGTCGACGGCAGCCACCGGCACCGGCGCTGGCGCAACCGGACCGCGCCCGGCCTCGGCGCGTCACCCGCGGCGGCCTCCGCCCCGGTGGCCGTGGTCGCCCTGGCGCTGGTGCTCGGCCTGGTCGCCGGCGGCACGATCACCGCGATCGGCACCGTTGGCAGCTTCCCCGGTGATCCGAAGGCCGGTGAAGGCAGCGGGAAGACCGGCGGGCTCGGCGTCAACCCGTTCACCCAGCTGCGCGGGCTGCTCGAACAGGGGCAGAACGTGGAGCTGTTCCGGGTGCGCGGGATGAACGCCCCCAACGACCGCCGGATGCTGCGCGCGTTCACGCTCAACCACTTCGAGCCGAACCAGGGCTGGAAGATCGCCGACGAGCCGCGGATGCCGCCCGGTGTGCCCGCGAACCAGCCCAGCCTGCCGCTGGCTCCCGGTGACGACGGCACCGGGGAGACCAAGGAAATCCAGATCGAGCCGATCAACTGGGTCGACGTCTGGCTGCCGGTCTACGGGGCGCCGCGCGCGCTGCGCAACATCTCCGACGGCTGGCAGTACGACTCGGTCAGCGGCGCGGTGTACAGCGAGGCCGCGCGCCAGGCGCCGCCCTACGTGCAGACCGCTTCGCTGCGCATGCCGACCAAGGAGGCGCTGCGCAACGCCGACACCGAGGCCGACCAGATCCCGTCCATCTACACGCGACTGGACCAGGTCGACGACCGGGTGACCGCGCTGACCAAGCAGCTGGTCCAGGGCGCGACCAACGACTTCGACCGGGCCACCGCGGTCTGGAACTACTTCAACTCGCGGAACGGGTTCACCTACGACACCCGCACCGCGGCGGCCGCCGATTCGGACGCGCTGGCCGACTTCCTGCTCAACGGCAAGCGCGGGTACTGCCAGCAGTACGCCTCGGCGATGGCGGTCATGCTGCGCACGCTGAAGATCCCGTCGCGGGTGGCGATCGGGTTCACCCCCGGTTACACCACCGCGGACTACCGGTCGATCACCTCGCAGGACGTGCACGCCTGGGTCGAGGTGTACTTCGGCGAGCTGGGCTGGGTCACCTTCGACCCGACCCCGCTGGCCGACTCGCGCGGGTTCATCCCGCCGTACCTGCGCCCGGACAACAGCACCGAGGACCCGGCGAACACCGGCGGCACGAGCGCCGCGCCGACGGTCGAGCCGCCGCGGCTGCCCGGTGAGGAGACGAACACGCCGGACGCCGCCCCGCTGCCGGACCAGCCGCAGGAGGAGCAGCGGCCGGGTGAGGGCCCGGACTGGGCGCTGTGGCTGGCGCTCGTGGCGCTGGTGGCCGCGATGGTGGTGGCCGGGGTGCTGTGGCAGCGAAGCGATCGGGCGAAGAAGAAGAGACCACCGAAACCCGGCGCCGCGCCGGATCAGCAGGTCCAGCACGTGGCCGCGCCACCGGGCAGCGCCGAGAGCTGGCTGCCCGCCATCGCGGCCGGGTTGTTCATCGCCGGGGTCGGCCTGCTGGCCTGGCTGTGGACGGCGCTGCTCGCGGTGCCGCTGGTGGTCGTGCTGCTGATCGCGGTCGGGCCGTCGATGGCGCGCGAAGTGGTGCGGCGGAAGCGGTTGCAGGTGATCGGCGCCAGCGGCCCGGACGCGGCGAACGCGGCGTGGCGGGAGTTGCTGGACGAGTGCCGGGACCGCGGCGTGCCGGTGGAGGTCAGCGACACGGTGCGGACCACCGCCCAGAAGATCGCCCAGCGCCACCGCCTGGACGAGGAGGGCAAGGGCGGCCTGCGGACCGTGGTGGGCGTGGTCGAACGCTCCTGGTACGGCGGCGCGCCGGACAACGACCCGCGCTTCGCCCCAGCCTTCGACGACGTCCGGACCAGCCTGACGCGCAACGCCCCGATGTCGTGGCGAGGCCGCCTCTTCCCGCGATCCCTGTTCCGCCGCCGCTGA
- a CDS encoding DUF3040 domain-containing protein produces MPLSEHEQRLLDQIERELYAEDPKFASTVRGTRLRRPARRRRLQGVALFVVGVALLVLGVVVPFRVAEIPLISVLGFLVMFFGVLLAVTSLRQQPEGEGSEGEQAGSSRGRPQARKSSFTQRMEERFRQRFEDQ; encoded by the coding sequence ATGCCACTCTCCGAGCATGAGCAGCGGCTGCTCGACCAGATCGAGCGCGAGCTCTATGCCGAGGACCCCAAGTTCGCATCCACGGTGCGTGGCACCAGGCTGCGCCGACCCGCCCGACGCCGGCGCCTGCAGGGTGTGGCCCTGTTCGTCGTCGGGGTCGCGCTACTGGTGCTTGGCGTGGTGGTGCCGTTCCGGGTGGCCGAGATCCCGCTGATCAGCGTGCTCGGCTTCCTGGTGATGTTCTTTGGGGTTCTGCTCGCCGTCACATCGTTGCGGCAGCAACCAGAGGGTGAAGGATCAGAAGGCGAGCAGGCGGGTTCCTCACGCGGACGGCCGCAGGCGCGCAAGAGCTCGTTCACACAGCGGATGGAGGAGCGCTTCCGCCAGCGTTTCGAAGACCAGTAG
- the dinB gene encoding DNA polymerase IV, with protein MGRNAGLPADFARFKVTAEAEAAGPGAEGWPEDEGCAFLHVDMDAFFAAVELRTRPELVHRPVVIAGAGPRSVVLSANYPARKFGVRSAMPVGAAKRLCPHAVYLPPTRGLYSEVSAGVMAIFAELTPLVEPLSLDEAFLDVSGALRRLGTTPAGIGAIIRRRVEKEHGITCSVGVAGAKFIAKLASGMAKPDGMIVVPVAQALDFLHPLPVSALWGVGKRTEEQLRRLGLATIADVANVPPARLRRTVGNAVGDHLYALAHGHDNRAVVPESAEKSLGAEVTFDVDEFDRAKLARELLRLSERVAASLRGRGLRGRTVSIKVRFADFKTVTRARTLVSATDVAHAIHATAVTLLTELGHGGAVRLIGVRVEGLEDADSAEQLTFDTDAPRWRDAEVAADVARSKFGSAAVRPASLLSSHEE; from the coding sequence ATGGGGAGGAACGCCGGGCTGCCCGCCGACTTCGCCCGGTTCAAGGTCACCGCCGAGGCGGAAGCGGCCGGGCCGGGTGCCGAGGGCTGGCCGGAGGACGAAGGCTGCGCCTTCCTGCACGTGGACATGGACGCCTTCTTCGCCGCGGTGGAGCTGCGCACGCGGCCGGAGCTGGTGCACCGGCCGGTGGTGATCGCCGGGGCCGGGCCGCGCTCGGTGGTGCTCTCGGCCAACTACCCGGCGCGCAAGTTCGGCGTGCGCTCGGCGATGCCGGTCGGAGCGGCGAAGCGGCTGTGCCCGCACGCGGTCTACCTGCCGCCGACGCGCGGGCTGTACAGCGAGGTCTCCGCGGGCGTGATGGCCATTTTCGCGGAGCTGACGCCGCTGGTGGAGCCGCTGAGCCTGGACGAGGCCTTTCTCGACGTCAGCGGCGCGCTGAGGCGGCTGGGCACCACGCCGGCCGGGATCGGCGCGATCATCCGGCGGCGGGTCGAGAAGGAGCACGGCATCACCTGCTCGGTGGGTGTGGCCGGGGCCAAGTTCATCGCGAAGCTGGCCTCGGGCATGGCCAAGCCGGACGGCATGATCGTGGTGCCGGTGGCGCAGGCGCTGGATTTCCTGCACCCGCTGCCGGTCTCGGCGCTGTGGGGGGTCGGCAAGCGCACCGAGGAGCAGCTGCGGCGGCTCGGCCTGGCCACCATCGCCGACGTGGCGAACGTGCCGCCCGCCCGGCTGCGGCGGACCGTGGGCAACGCGGTCGGTGACCACCTGTACGCGCTGGCGCACGGGCACGACAACCGGGCCGTGGTGCCGGAGAGCGCGGAGAAGTCGCTGGGCGCCGAGGTCACCTTCGACGTGGACGAGTTCGACCGGGCGAAGCTGGCGCGTGAGCTGCTGCGGCTGTCCGAGCGGGTGGCGGCGAGCCTGCGCGGGCGCGGGCTGCGCGGGCGGACGGTGTCGATCAAGGTGCGGTTCGCCGACTTCAAGACCGTCACCAGGGCCCGCACGCTGGTCTCGGCGACCGATGTGGCGCATGCCATCCACGCCACCGCCGTGACCTTGCTGACGGAGCTGGGGCACGGTGGCGCGGTCCGGCTGATCGGGGTCAGGGTCGAGGGGCTGGAGGACGCGGACTCGGCCGAACAGCTCACCTTCGACACCGACGCCCCGCGCTGGCGCGACGCCGAGGTGGCCGCCGACGTGGCGCGCTCCAAGTTCGGCTCGGCCGCGGTGCGGCCCGCGTCCCTGCTGTCCAGCCACGAAGAGTGA
- a CDS encoding methyltransferase domain-containing protein gives MRTDTAAARGPAAVRRVLESELTKARERGSAEPHVVDVGGGSGGWAVPFASAGCRVTVVEPNPNALATLRRRAEEEGVAQRITVVADDSDALGRHVGAGSADLVLAHGLLEVVDDPAAAVAALAEAVAPGGAVSVLAANRNAAVLHRALAGRLVDARRLLLIADGVLPEERETLLRRFDSETLTGLLVAGGLDVALLQGDGVVADAVVPDGVLATDEDLTEFEAVASATAPLRDIASRLHALARRPELP, from the coding sequence ATGCGAACGGACACCGCGGCGGCCCGCGGCCCGGCGGCGGTCCGCCGGGTGCTGGAATCGGAGCTGACCAAGGCACGGGAACGCGGCTCGGCCGAGCCGCACGTCGTCGACGTGGGCGGTGGCAGCGGCGGGTGGGCCGTGCCCTTCGCCTCCGCCGGCTGCCGGGTGACCGTGGTCGAGCCCAATCCGAACGCGCTGGCCACGCTCCGCCGTCGCGCCGAGGAGGAGGGCGTCGCGCAGCGGATCACCGTGGTCGCCGACGACTCCGACGCGCTGGGCAGGCACGTCGGCGCCGGTTCGGCGGACCTGGTGCTCGCGCACGGGCTGCTGGAGGTCGTGGACGACCCGGCGGCCGCGGTGGCGGCGCTGGCCGAGGCGGTCGCGCCCGGCGGCGCGGTCTCCGTGCTCGCCGCCAACCGCAACGCCGCCGTGCTGCACCGCGCGCTGGCCGGGCGCCTCGTCGACGCCCGCCGCCTGCTGCTGATCGCCGACGGTGTGCTGCCCGAGGAGCGCGAGACGCTGCTGCGCCGGTTCGACAGCGAGACGCTGACCGGGCTGCTGGTGGCCGGTGGCCTCGATGTCGCCTTGCTGCAGGGAGACGGCGTGGTGGCCGACGCGGTGGTGCCGGACGGTGTGCTGGCCACCGACGAGGACCTGACCGAGTTCGAAGCGGTGGCTTCGGCCACCGCGCCGCTGCGCGACATCGCCAGCAGGCTGCACGCACTGGCTCGGCGCCCGGAATTGCCGTAG
- a CDS encoding ParA family protein — translation MHTVAVLSLKGGVGKTTVALGIASAALRRGSRTLVADLDPQGNATASLDPPLTEATLAEVLETPHRAMLERAIAPSVWDDQLDVLVGSEDLEQLNEPGPENRRLENLSRALDELHREPLRGDPYELVILDCPPSLGRLTKSALVAADSALLVTEPTMYAVAGAERALDAIEEIRDRMNPGLRPVGVLVNKLRVRSHEHQFRIAELRESFGSLVMPTAIPDRLAIQQAQGACVPIHEWNSPGAQEIALTFNMVLAKILRSSRAGRHRAAWETDDEATPDAPEATETTGPIPRVGPGQGR, via the coding sequence GTGCACACCGTCGCCGTACTGAGCCTCAAGGGTGGGGTCGGCAAGACCACCGTCGCGCTGGGTATCGCCTCGGCAGCGCTCCGTAGGGGTTCGCGCACGCTGGTGGCCGACCTGGACCCCCAGGGCAACGCCACCGCGTCGCTGGACCCGCCGCTGACCGAAGCCACGCTCGCCGAGGTGCTGGAGACCCCGCACCGGGCGATGCTGGAGCGGGCCATCGCGCCGAGCGTCTGGGACGACCAGCTCGACGTGCTGGTCGGCTCGGAGGACCTGGAGCAGCTCAACGAGCCCGGCCCGGAGAACCGGCGGCTGGAGAACCTCTCGCGCGCGCTCGACGAGCTGCACCGCGAGCCGCTCCGGGGCGACCCGTACGAGCTGGTGATCCTGGACTGCCCGCCGTCGCTGGGCAGGCTGACGAAGTCGGCGCTGGTGGCCGCGGACAGCGCGCTGCTGGTGACCGAGCCGACGATGTACGCCGTGGCCGGGGCCGAGCGCGCGCTGGACGCGATCGAGGAGATCCGCGACCGGATGAACCCTGGCCTGCGCCCGGTCGGGGTGCTGGTGAACAAGCTGCGGGTGCGCTCGCACGAGCACCAGTTCCGCATCGCGGAGCTGCGCGAGTCGTTCGGCTCGCTGGTGATGCCCACGGCCATTCCCGACCGGCTGGCCATCCAGCAGGCGCAGGGCGCGTGCGTGCCGATCCACGAGTGGAACTCGCCAGGCGCACAGGAGATCGCGCTGACCTTCAACATGGTGCTGGCGAAGATCCTGCGGTCGAGTCGCGCCGGACGGCACCGCGCCGCGTGGGAGACCGACGACGAGGCGACCCCCGACGCGCCGGAAGCGACCGAAACCACCGGCCCGATCCCCCGGGTGGGGCCGGGCCAGGGCCGCTAG